Proteins co-encoded in one Schaalia radingae genomic window:
- a CDS encoding NUDIX domain-containing protein has product MPIADRSGSAPVASHDIVWRGKVFDMAEDEVILDDSHSVIRQYLSHPGAVGIVALRGEDGNEEVLLEYQYRHPVGAHLWEIPAGLLDIEGEDPLTAAKRELAEETDQKAERWDVLVDYFTSPGGSEESLRIFLARDVSPTGTTFEREDEEAAMVTRWVNLDEAVRLVAAGNLHNPSACVGILATFAARAHGWQTLRASDAPWMRSARQN; this is encoded by the coding sequence ATGCCCATCGCTGATCGCAGCGGAAGCGCACCCGTCGCCAGTCACGACATCGTATGGCGCGGCAAAGTCTTTGACATGGCTGAAGACGAGGTCATCCTTGACGACTCTCACTCAGTGATTCGCCAGTACCTGTCGCATCCAGGCGCAGTCGGCATCGTCGCATTGCGCGGTGAGGACGGTAATGAGGAAGTACTGCTGGAATACCAGTACCGCCATCCAGTAGGCGCGCACCTGTGGGAGATACCGGCCGGCCTTCTCGATATCGAGGGTGAAGACCCCCTGACAGCGGCCAAACGCGAACTTGCTGAAGAAACGGATCAGAAGGCCGAGCGCTGGGATGTCCTCGTCGATTACTTCACCTCACCTGGAGGATCCGAAGAATCTCTGCGGATCTTCCTTGCCCGCGATGTTTCTCCGACTGGCACCACCTTCGAGCGTGAGGATGAGGAAGCGGCGATGGTGACCCGCTGGGTCAACCTGGATGAAGCTGTTCGCCTCGTTGCTGCGGGAAATCTGCATAACCCTTCAGCCTGCGTGGGAATCCTCGCCACCTTCGCTGCGCGCGCCCACGGGTGGCAGACCCTGCGTGCCAGCGACGCGCCGTGGATGCGTTCTGCGCGTCAGAACTGA
- a CDS encoding copper transporter yields MVNFRYHLVSIIAIFIALCVGVILGAGPLQVRLDDALSSSRAQAQRTAQEQLEEAEHSLKLSEAAVAQMGDEIVPGTLEGRNIGLLKMAATDPADIEQLKTMLSKAGATVVSVATLTDNWDSQSMTEYRNTLATPVETNLAGDVPADLTSDGVIGQAIVTIMTSSGANQDLLRDILTDDSRPIVTFDESEGGQADTLILVGPRTMKAGIATAQDAQSGTGGPTSSSAWVGMARALASAPNPGVIVGDAGDADAMIAQLRAQNAPITTVDSVGTAIATLTTVLALPSAQAQPRALGGEDSATSVFPELQLSGRQAAPPAPNNEPADGAQSQSGGE; encoded by the coding sequence ATGGTTAATTTTCGCTATCACCTAGTCTCCATCATCGCGATCTTCATCGCGCTGTGCGTGGGCGTGATCCTCGGTGCCGGCCCCCTGCAGGTACGGCTCGATGACGCACTGAGCTCATCGCGCGCACAGGCGCAGCGAACCGCTCAGGAACAACTCGAAGAAGCCGAACACAGCCTCAAGCTGTCAGAAGCAGCCGTTGCGCAAATGGGCGACGAGATTGTGCCGGGAACCCTCGAAGGACGCAATATTGGTCTGCTGAAAATGGCGGCCACCGATCCTGCTGATATCGAGCAACTCAAGACTATGCTGAGCAAAGCCGGTGCAACAGTTGTCAGCGTCGCAACACTGACAGACAACTGGGATTCTCAGTCCATGACCGAGTATCGCAATACGCTGGCCACGCCAGTTGAGACCAACCTCGCCGGTGACGTTCCGGCAGATCTGACCAGTGACGGAGTGATCGGGCAGGCCATCGTGACTATTATGACCTCCTCTGGCGCCAACCAGGATCTGCTCCGTGACATCCTGACCGATGATTCGCGTCCCATTGTCACCTTCGATGAATCCGAGGGCGGTCAGGCTGACACCCTGATTCTGGTCGGGCCGCGCACGATGAAGGCTGGAATAGCAACCGCGCAGGACGCCCAGAGCGGCACAGGAGGCCCGACTTCTTCGAGCGCATGGGTCGGAATGGCTCGCGCATTGGCAAGTGCGCCCAATCCCGGCGTGATCGTGGGTGATGCCGGTGATGCGGACGCGATGATTGCCCAGCTGCGTGCACAGAACGCTCCAATCACCACCGTTGATTCCGTAGGAACAGCGATCGCCACGCTGACAACAGTTCTCGCACTTCCGAGCGCCCAGGCTCAGCCACGCGCACTGGGCGGCGAGGACAGCGCCACCAGCGTGTTCCCAGAGCTTCAGCTCTCAGGCCGGCAAGCGGCTCCACCCGCGCCAAACAACGAACCGGCAGACGGAGCCCAGTCACAAAGCGGAGGAGAGTAA
- the steA gene encoding putative cytokinetic ring protein SteA, whose translation MSDNETGMPPSQAPSDADVRARIRIDENPVRLARRLEAGEIAVIDRPDLDRATARLLIDAQPTAILNASASSTGRYPNLGPALVLKAGILLLDDLGSDIMTLREGDTITISGTEVTQDDRLIASGHVMTDEDDLRAREEARLGLSTQIEAFDEFTDDYFERESDLLYHEKGIPTLRTKMQGRPVLLVNKAEDSFKELKGLRRWIRDTNPILVGVDGGADLLLRERMKPHIIVADMDAVSEKALGCGAELVVRENRDGTAPGRERLNRQGRSYEVMTASGTSEDAAIILAATQRASVIATIGIHLTLQDFLDRGRAGMASTFFTRLKAGDALISSRAIRETYRPRISAFWLIVFVIVAVLLAGAALWSTPWGQGAMEVVAHWVASWWPFSAGSS comes from the coding sequence GTGAGTGACAATGAGACAGGTATGCCACCATCGCAGGCTCCCAGCGATGCGGATGTGAGGGCACGGATTCGCATCGACGAGAATCCCGTGCGGCTCGCCCGGCGCCTCGAAGCCGGTGAAATTGCGGTTATCGACAGGCCTGACTTGGACCGGGCCACCGCCCGACTGCTCATTGACGCACAACCCACAGCAATTTTGAACGCGTCAGCGTCCTCTACCGGCCGCTACCCGAACCTCGGTCCAGCCCTCGTCCTCAAAGCAGGCATTTTGTTGCTCGATGACCTGGGTTCTGACATTATGACCCTGCGTGAGGGAGACACCATCACGATCAGCGGCACAGAGGTGACGCAAGATGATCGACTGATCGCATCCGGCCACGTGATGACTGACGAGGACGACCTGCGCGCACGCGAGGAAGCACGCCTGGGTCTGAGCACTCAGATCGAAGCGTTCGATGAATTCACAGATGACTATTTTGAGCGCGAATCTGACCTGCTCTACCACGAAAAAGGGATTCCGACCCTGCGCACCAAGATGCAGGGTCGCCCGGTTCTCCTGGTGAATAAGGCTGAAGATTCTTTCAAGGAACTCAAAGGGCTGCGTCGCTGGATTCGCGATACCAACCCCATCCTGGTCGGCGTTGACGGGGGAGCGGACCTGCTGCTTCGCGAACGCATGAAGCCCCACATCATCGTGGCCGACATGGATGCGGTCTCAGAAAAGGCGTTGGGATGCGGGGCTGAACTAGTGGTGCGGGAGAACCGTGACGGCACCGCTCCAGGACGCGAGCGCCTCAACCGACAGGGACGCTCCTACGAAGTAATGACCGCATCTGGGACCAGTGAGGATGCAGCGATCATTCTGGCTGCCACGCAACGTGCCTCCGTGATCGCCACGATCGGTATTCACCTGACACTCCAGGATTTCCTCGATCGCGGACGCGCCGGAATGGCGTCAACCTTCTTCACGCGTCTCAAGGCAGGCGACGCGCTTATCTCATCGCGTGCCATTCGCGAAACCTACCGTCCACGCATTTCAGCGTTCTGGCTGATCGTATTCGTTATCGTCGCCGTCCTGCTGGCCGGTGCGGCACTGTGGTCCACACCGTGGGGGCAGGGTGCTATGGAAGTCGTAGCCCATTGGGTCGCAAGCTGGTGGCCCTTCAGCGCAGGGAGCAGTTAA